CCAAGGCCACCGCGGCCAAGAAGACCGCGACGGCCAAGAAGGCACCGGCGAAGAAGGCGCCGGCCAGGAAGAGCGCGACCCGGCGCTGAGCCGGTCGTACGACGAGGGCGTCCGCCGCACGGCGGGCGCCCTCGCCATGTCCGTCGGGTCCGCGCACCGAGGTGCGAGTCCGGTATCCGACGGGCGTTGACGGGGCGGGGTACGACGCCCAGAATCGCCGGACCACCCCTCGGCGAAAGAGGAACCGTGCTGCGTCACCGCCATCTCGGTACCGCCACCCTGGCCCTCGGTCTCGTCGTCCTGACCGACGTGCTGCGGGTCTTCCTGCCGTCGGTCATCACCATCTTCGGGCAGGCCGCGTCGACCCCGGCCGAGCTGCTCGGGGCGTTCGCCCTCGGCTGGTTCGTGCTGGCGCTCGCCGCACCGCCGCTCGTCCGGCTGGTCGGCGGCCACGTCGTCGGCGTGGTCGCCGTGGCGTTGCTGGGCGTCGCCCGGCTCGCCCTCACCGCCGGCCCCGGCGGGTACGCGCAGCTCTGGCTGGCCGGCGCCGGTCTGCTCGCCGGTCTGGTGTGGCTCGCCGCGACGGCGGCCCGGGGCGAGCGCGCGGTACCCGGACTGGCGCTCGGACTGGCCGCCGCGGCGCTCGGGCACGTGCTGGTCGGCACGTACGACCTGGTCTGGCGGGGGAGTTGGTCGGCGTGGGTGGCCGGTGGCGCGATGGTGGTGGCGCTGCTCGCCGGTGAGGTCCTGCTCGCCCGTCGTCCCGGCACGTCCACGCCGGTGCCGCACGGCCGGGCGTGGTTGCTCGCCGGGCCGGCGCTGCTGCTGGGCGGCATGGTGGCGCTGTCACCGGCGGTGGTGGGCACCGCGACGTCCTACTGGTTCGGCGCGGCGGGCACCGCCTCGACGCCGCTGTTCGCGTTCGCGCCGCTCGGAGTGACGCTCGCGGTGTTCCTGCTCGCCGCCCTGACTCCGTCCCGGCCGCGCGCCCGGCCGGTGTGGCCGGGGCTGCTGCTGGCCGGGACGCTGCTGTTCGGGTACGGCCCGCCGTCGCTGCTGACCGTCGCCGCCCTGCTCGGCGCCGCCGGTCTGGGCGGCTGCCTGGCGCTGGCCGACGGTGCCGCCGTGCCGTCGGCGCGGGCCGCGACCCGCCGGGGGTACGCGGCGGTGGGCGGCATGCTCGTCTTCGCGGTCGTCTCGGTGCTCTACTACGCCGCCTACGACCTGGGCTATCCCAACGGGTGGCTACCGGTCCTGGTGGCCGTGCTGACCGGCCTGATCGCGTTTCAGGGCGGTTCACGGCCCCGCCCGGCCACCGCACCGGCCACCGAGGAGTTCGTCGCTCCAGCGGCTGCTCCGGCCGTCGAGGGGTCCACCACGTACGGTCGGCTGCCCACGGTGCCGATCGCCGTGCTCGCCGCACTGACCGCCTTCGCCGCCGCGGTGATACACGAGCCGTGGCCGGTGGCGACCAATCGGCCGGGCCCGCCGGAGCAGGTACGCGTGGTGGCCTACAACATCCGGATGGGCTTCGGCATGGACGGCCGGTTCGACCTGCCCGCGTTGGAACGGGCGGTGCGGGGGGCCGACGTGGTGGCGCTCAGCGAGGTGGACCGGGGCTGGCTGCTCAACGGCGGCCACGACACCCTGCACCTGCTCTCGGACCGCCTGGGCCTGCCCTACGTCTTCGCGCCGGCCGCCGACGCGCTCTGGGGCGACGCGGTGCTCAGCCGGTGGCCGGTGGACCGGGCCCGGACCCGCGTGCTGCCCGCCGTGGGCGCACCCACCGGCGCGCAGGCGCTCGGCGTCACCGTGGACTTCAGCGAGGGCGTACGCCTGGCCGTGGTGAGCACGCACCTGCAACCGCCGCCCGGCGCGGATCCGGTGGTGCAGGCCCGTGCCGTCGCCGAGTTCGCCACCGGGTACGCCGACGGTCTGCCGCTGGTGGTCGCCGGTGACTTCAACACCGAGCCGGGCGACCCGGCGTTCGCCGCGTTCACCGGCGCCGGTCTGGTCGACGCGTTCGCCGCCGCCCGCCCGCTGGCGACCAGCCCGGCCGACGACCCGCGTCAGCAGATCGACCACGTCTTCGTCTCACCCGACCTGGTCGCCTCGGACGCCGTCGCGACACCCGGCACCGCCAGCGACCACCTGCCGGTCGCGGTCACCCTCACCCTGCCCGGCGGTGCGGGCTGACGTCGGAGCGGGTCAGAGCCGGTCGGCGGCGACGAGGCGGTCGGCGCTGAAGGCGAGCAGCCAGCCCGTGCCCTTGTCGGTGTCGTAGTCGCCGTCCTGCCCGGCCAGACGTTCCAGCGCACCCGGGATCACCTTGCCCTGGCTGCACACCGCCGTACGTTCGCCGGCGGCGGCCAGCGCGGCCATCCGTGCTGCCGCGGCGAGGACCCGTTCGTCGGGCTGCTGGCCGGCGAGGGGCTCGTCCAGGTCGCCGCTGATCTCGATCGGCAGGTCCAGCGTCGCGGCGGCCGGGTCCAGGGTCTGTACGCAGCGGCGCGGTGACGCCGACAGCAGCCGGCTCGGCCAGGTCAGCGCGATCAGCGGCGCCAAGGTACGTGCCTGCGACCAGCCCCGGTCGTCCAACGGTCGGGCCGTGTCCGGGCCGGACCAGGTCAACCGCTTGCCGGCGTTGCCGTGCCGGACCAGCACCGTGGTGGCGGTGACCCGGGGCAGGGCGGCGAATGCGGCCAGGATCTCCGCGTCGTGCGGATAGCTGACCAGCGCCACCGCGTCGTCCACGTCGAGCCAACGCACCGCGTCGACCTCGGTGCCCGGCTGGAAGCCGCCGGTGCCCATCGCCCGCATGGACCAGTAGTCGACCTCCTTGAGCCGACCCTCGCTGCGGTACCGCACCGAGGGCAGGCGCACCTCGGGCGCGGCCCGTGCGTCGGCCTCCTCGGCGACCTCCCGGACGGCTGCCGCCAGTGGATGCTCGCCCGGCTCCAGCTTGCCCTTGGGGAGTGTCCAGTCGCCGTACCGGGGGCGGTGCACCAGACAGACCTGGACGTCGTCGTACGGTCCGGGACGCCACACCACGCCTCCGGCCGCCCGGATCTCGATCACGTCGGTCATCCGGTCCGTCGCCGTTCCTCCTCGATCATCCGCTCAGCCTATGCCGGTGCCGCTCACCCGGCGGTGCTGCCGACGCGACGCAGCAACATCTGCTGCAGGTGGGCCGGTGGCGTGTCGGTCGCGCCGGTACGCCGGGTCCAGCTCCCGTCGGCGGCCAACTCGAACGCGTCGGTGTCGGGGCTCATCGCGGCGGCGAGCACCTGGTCCAGTTCGGCCCGAGCCACCGGGTCGCTGACCTGCACCAGTGCCTCGACCCGCCGGTCCAGGTTGCGGTGCATCAGGTCGGCGGAGCCGATCCAGAACTCGGCGTCGCCGTTGTTGCCGAACCGGAAGACCCGGGAGTGTTCCAGGAACCGGCCGAGGATCGAACGGACCCGGATGTTCTCCGACAGCCCCGGTACGCCGGGTCGCAGGGTACACATGCCCCGGATGATGAGGTCGACGTGGACGCCGGCCTGGGAAGCCCGGTACAACGCGTCGGTGATCTCCTCGTCGACCAGCGAGTTCACCTTGAACTGCACGAGTCCCGGCATGCCCAGCCGGACGTGGGCGATCTCCCGCTCGATGCGTTCGACCAGGCCGCTGCGGATGCCCTGCGGCGCCACCAGCAGCCGCCGGTACGCGGTCTGCCGGCTGTAGCCGGTCAACACGTTGAAGAGGTCGGTCAGGTCGGCCCCGATCTCCGGGTCGGCGGTGAGCATGCCGAAGTCCTCGTAGAGCCGGGCCGTCTTCGGGTGGTAGTTGCCGGTGCCGATGTGGCAGTAGCGCCGGATCTGGTTGCCCTCCTGGCGTACCACCAACGCGGTCTTGCAGTGCGTCTTGAGACCGACCAGGCCGTAGACCACGTGACAGCCGGCCCGCTCCAGGGTGCGGGCCCAACCGATGTTCGCCACCTCGTCGAAACGCGCCTTCAACTCGACCAGCACCACCACCTGCTTGCCGGCGGCGGCGGCGTCGACGAGCGCGTCCACGATCGGTGAGTCGCCGCTGGTGCGGTAGAGCGTCTGCTTGATGGCGAGCACGTTCGGATCGGCGGCGGCCTGCTCCACGAAGCGCTGCACGCTGGTGGCGAAGGAGTGGTACGGGTGGTGCACCAGCACGTCCCCGTCGCGCAGGGTGGCGAAGACACTGCGCGGCACCTCGCCCTCGGCGAGCCGGGGATGGGTGGCCGGCACGAACGGCGGGTCCTTGAGGTCGGGCCGGTCGGCCTCGCCGTACAACTGCCAAAGCGCGGAGAGGTCGAGCAGCCCCCGGACCCGCAGCACGTCCTGGGCGTCCATGTCCAGTTCCCGGACGAGCAGCTCCAGCATGTGGTCGGAGATCGAGGCGGCCACCTCCAGCCGCACCGGCGGGCCGAAGCGACGCCGGGCCAGCTCCCGTTCCAGCGCCTGGAGCAGGTCCTCGTCGCGGTCCTCGTCCACCTCCACCTCGGCGTTGCGGGTGACCCGGAACAGGTGGCACTCCACCACCTGCATGCCGGAGAAGAGCTGGCCGAGGTGCACCGAGATGACGTCCTCGACCGGCACCATCCGCACGCCGGGCTGGTCCCGGTCGACGCGGACGAACCGGGGCACGTTGTTCGGCACCTTCACCCGGGCGAACAACTCGGGCCCGCCGTCCGGGTCGCGGACCGACACGGCCAGGTTCAACGACCGGCCGGAGATGTACGGGAACGGGTGGGCCGGGTCGACCGCGAGCGGGGTGAGCACCGGGAAGATCTGCTCGCGGAAGTAGGCGCGCAGCCGGTCCCGCTCGACGTCGCCCAGGTCGGACCAGCGCAGGATCCGGATGTCCTCGTCGGCCAGCTTGGGCAGCACGTCGTCGACGAAGCAGGTGGCGTGCCGGGTGACCAGCGTGGCGGCCTTTCCGGCGACGAGCGCCAGCTGGGTACGCAGCGGCATGCCGTCACCTCCGCGCACCGGCAGGCCGGCGGAGAGCCGGCGCTTGAGCCCGGCCACCCGGACCATGTAGAACTCGTCGAGGTTGCTGGCGAAGATGGCCAGGAACTTCGCCCGTTCCAGCAGCGGGGTGCGCGGGTCCTCGGCCAGCGCCAGGACCCGGGCGTTGAAGTCGAGCCAGGACAGCTCCCGGTTGAGGAACCGATCCTCCGGCAGCGGCCGGAGCGGTGGTGGCTCGTTGTCGGAGGCGTCCGGTGCGCCCGGCTCGGACACCGGGTCGAGAACCTCCTCCAGGCCGGTGGAGGCGGCGGCCGGGTCGGTGCCGGCCAGCTCGGTCATCGGCCGGGTACGGCGGAAGCGCCCGTCGGATCCCCGGGAGCGACCTTCGTCGCGGCTGGTGTGGTCGTCGGTGCCGGCGGGACTGGCGTTGCTTTCGCGAGGGGTGCTCACCTGCTCATAATCACCCG
Above is a window of Verrucosispora sp. NA02020 DNA encoding:
- a CDS encoding endonuclease/exonuclease/phosphatase family protein; the protein is MLRHRHLGTATLALGLVVLTDVLRVFLPSVITIFGQAASTPAELLGAFALGWFVLALAAPPLVRLVGGHVVGVVAVALLGVARLALTAGPGGYAQLWLAGAGLLAGLVWLAATAARGERAVPGLALGLAAAALGHVLVGTYDLVWRGSWSAWVAGGAMVVALLAGEVLLARRPGTSTPVPHGRAWLLAGPALLLGGMVALSPAVVGTATSYWFGAAGTASTPLFAFAPLGVTLAVFLLAALTPSRPRARPVWPGLLLAGTLLFGYGPPSLLTVAALLGAAGLGGCLALADGAAVPSARAATRRGYAAVGGMLVFAVVSVLYYAAYDLGYPNGWLPVLVAVLTGLIAFQGGSRPRPATAPATEEFVAPAAAPAVEGSTTYGRLPTVPIAVLAALTAFAAAVIHEPWPVATNRPGPPEQVRVVAYNIRMGFGMDGRFDLPALERAVRGADVVALSEVDRGWLLNGGHDTLHLLSDRLGLPYVFAPAADALWGDAVLSRWPVDRARTRVLPAVGAPTGAQALGVTVDFSEGVRLAVVSTHLQPPPGADPVVQARAVAEFATGYADGLPLVVAGDFNTEPGDPAFAAFTGAGLVDAFAAARPLATSPADDPRQQIDHVFVSPDLVASDAVATPGTASDHLPVAVTLTLPGGAG
- a CDS encoding NUDIX hydrolase, with amino-acid sequence MTDVIEIRAAGGVVWRPGPYDDVQVCLVHRPRYGDWTLPKGKLEPGEHPLAAAVREVAEEADARAAPEVRLPSVRYRSEGRLKEVDYWSMRAMGTGGFQPGTEVDAVRWLDVDDAVALVSYPHDAEILAAFAALPRVTATTVLVRHGNAGKRLTWSGPDTARPLDDRGWSQARTLAPLIALTWPSRLLSASPRRCVQTLDPAAATLDLPIEISGDLDEPLAGQQPDERVLAAAARMAALAAAGERTAVCSQGKVIPGALERLAGQDGDYDTDKGTGWLLAFSADRLVAADRL
- a CDS encoding RNA degradosome polyphosphate kinase, producing the protein MSTPRESNASPAGTDDHTSRDEGRSRGSDGRFRRTRPMTELAGTDPAAASTGLEEVLDPVSEPGAPDASDNEPPPLRPLPEDRFLNRELSWLDFNARVLALAEDPRTPLLERAKFLAIFASNLDEFYMVRVAGLKRRLSAGLPVRGGDGMPLRTQLALVAGKAATLVTRHATCFVDDVLPKLADEDIRILRWSDLGDVERDRLRAYFREQIFPVLTPLAVDPAHPFPYISGRSLNLAVSVRDPDGGPELFARVKVPNNVPRFVRVDRDQPGVRMVPVEDVISVHLGQLFSGMQVVECHLFRVTRNAEVEVDEDRDEDLLQALERELARRRFGPPVRLEVAASISDHMLELLVRELDMDAQDVLRVRGLLDLSALWQLYGEADRPDLKDPPFVPATHPRLAEGEVPRSVFATLRDGDVLVHHPYHSFATSVQRFVEQAAADPNVLAIKQTLYRTSGDSPIVDALVDAAAAGKQVVVLVELKARFDEVANIGWARTLERAGCHVVYGLVGLKTHCKTALVVRQEGNQIRRYCHIGTGNYHPKTARLYEDFGMLTADPEIGADLTDLFNVLTGYSRQTAYRRLLVAPQGIRSGLVERIEREIAHVRLGMPGLVQFKVNSLVDEEITDALYRASQAGVHVDLIIRGMCTLRPGVPGLSENIRVRSILGRFLEHSRVFRFGNNGDAEFWIGSADLMHRNLDRRVEALVQVSDPVARAELDQVLAAAMSPDTDAFELAADGSWTRRTGATDTPPAHLQQMLLRRVGSTAG